One window of the Mytilus galloprovincialis chromosome 14, xbMytGall1.hap1.1, whole genome shotgun sequence genome contains the following:
- the LOC143058049 gene encoding innexin unc-9-like isoform X1 — MPYFTLLDETLEVFGASYQDRVVYDDNLIDRVNHYYTGMMLFMFVVVIGTPELVGTPIECWCPTEFNKDYEENANFNDVDVWVKYVNYICWISNTYYIPMSKPVPMSYEIRQANKIYYYQWTPLIFLVMAFLFKMPRAIWKYLSTKCGVGIKKFMTTAKETQTEMFFAARRTHQINLANAGQPPMDQMDFFPPGYDMEVERQKVLQALGKYISIWCSDANKGAQLKESRTRLNKLFDFGIGRHHGNFLMALLIFVRFLYLVNVAGQLILLNEFLADDFYIYGYDVMEKFLAGKDWALNHKRFPRVTLCDFDLRQLTNVQRYTLQCVLPINLYNEKVFIALWFWLTFILVVTFLNFAFTLIMALTSRSRENYIIKYLLLNDIDVHDEKTGNLDKKVKLFIYGHLKFDGIFLLQMLSNNAGSAITQDIVRYTWEEFNININEQFRIQRTGSETSSYRSSAASLHSIGNSRSSSVNGSGLTHRTGNRYQMNLQSNTFADSQQNGTQKHNIRDSFVSGGRSHAEVSTEKKVMKPNETFV; from the exons ATGCCGTACTTTACGTT ATTAGACGAAACCCTTGAAGTATTTGGTGCCAGTTACCAGGACAGAGTTGTCTACGATGACAACTTGATTGACCGAGTCAACCATTATTATACCGGTATGATGCTGTTTATGTTTGTCGTTGTCATAGGAACACCGGAACTGGTAGGCACACCCATAGAGTGCTGGTGCCCGACAGAATTTAACAAAGATTACGAGGAGAATGCTAATTTCAATGACGTCGATGTCTGGGTAAAATATGTTAATTATATATGTTGGATTTCTAATACATATTACATCCCTATGAGCAAACCTGTCCCCATGAGTTACGAGATTCGACAAGCCAACAAGATATATTATTATCAATGGACGCCATTAATATTTTTGGTTATggcatttttgtttaaaatgccGAGGGCGATTTGGAAATATTTGTCTACAAAATGTGGCGTTGGAATCAAGAAATTTATGACGACGGCAAAAGAAACACAGACAGAAATGTTTTTTGCTGCTAGAAGAACGCATCAAATAAATTTAGCCAATGCAGGACAACCTCCAATGGACCAGATGGATTTTTTCCCGCCAGGGTATGATATGGAAGTTGAACGCCAAAAAGTTTTACAAGCGCTAGGGAAATATATCAGTATTTGGTGTTCTGATGCAAATAAAGGTGCCCAGCTTAAAGAAAGTAGAACACGATTAAACAAACTGTTCGACTTCGGAATTGGAAGACATCATGGGAATTTCCTAATGGCACTCTTGATATTTGTTAGATTTTTGTATTTGGTTAATGTCGCTGGACAATTGATACTTCTGAATGAATTCTTAGCAGACGATTTCTACATTTACGGATATGACGTAATGGAAAAGTTTTTGGCGGGAAAGGATTGGGCTTTAAATCATAAACGATTTCCAAGGGTGACACTGTGCGATTTTGATTTGCGGCAGCTGACAAATGTTCAGCGTTACACATTACAATGTGTTCTTCCTATCAATCTATACAACGAAAAGGTTTTCATCGCACTGTGGTTTTGGTTGACATTTATTTTGGTTGTAACCTTTTTAAACTTCGCATTCACATTAATCATGGCTTTAACTTCGCGATCAAGGGAAAAttatattatcaaatatttattattgaaCGATATCGATGTGCATGATGAAAAAACTGGTAACCTTGATAAAAAGGTTAAGCTTTTCATATACGGCCATTTAAAATTCGATGGAATATTTCTTTTGCAAATGTTGTCCAATAATGCAGGAAGCGCAATCACGCAAGATATCGTTCGCTATACCTGGGAAGAGTTCAACATCAACATAAACGAACAGTTTCGCATACAGAGAACCGGAAGTGAAACAAGTTCATATCGATCATCGGCTGCGTCATTACATAGCATTGGAAACTCAAGATCGTCTTCTGTAAACGGGTCGGGACTAACACATCGAACCGGAAACAGATATCAGATGAATCTGCAATCAAACACTTTCGCTGACTCTCAACAAAATGGCACACAAAAACATAATATCCGGGACTCATTTGTTTCAGGCGGACGTAGTCATGCGGAAGTGTCTACGGAAAAGAAAGTGATGAAGCCTAATGAAACGTTTGTGTAA
- the LOC143058049 gene encoding innexin unc-9-like isoform X3: protein MGMKILDETLEVFGASYQDRVVYDDNLIDRVNHYYTGMMLFMFVVVIGTPELVGTPIECWCPTEFNKDYEENANFNDVDVWVKYVNYICWISNTYYIPMSKPVPMSYEIRQANKIYYYQWTPLIFLVMAFLFKMPRAIWKYLSTKCGVGIKKFMTTAKETQTEMFFAARRTHQINLANAGQPPMDQMDFFPPGYDMEVERQKVLQALGKYISIWCSDANKGAQLKESRTRLNKLFDFGIGRHHGNFLMALLIFVRFLYLVNVAGQLILLNEFLADDFYIYGYDVMEKFLAGKDWALNHKRFPRVTLCDFDLRQLTNVQRYTLQCVLPINLYNEKVFIALWFWLTFILVVTFLNFAFTLIMALTSRSRENYIIKYLLLNDIDVHDEKTGNLDKKVKLFIYGHLKFDGIFLLQMLSNNAGSAITQDIVRYTWEEFNININEQFRIQRTGSETSSYRSSAASLHSIGNSRSSSVNGSGLTHRTGNRYQMNLQSNTFADSQQNGTQKHNIRDSFVSGGRSHAEVSTEKKVMKPNETFV, encoded by the exons ATGGGTATGAAaat ATTAGACGAAACCCTTGAAGTATTTGGTGCCAGTTACCAGGACAGAGTTGTCTACGATGACAACTTGATTGACCGAGTCAACCATTATTATACCGGTATGATGCTGTTTATGTTTGTCGTTGTCATAGGAACACCGGAACTGGTAGGCACACCCATAGAGTGCTGGTGCCCGACAGAATTTAACAAAGATTACGAGGAGAATGCTAATTTCAATGACGTCGATGTCTGGGTAAAATATGTTAATTATATATGTTGGATTTCTAATACATATTACATCCCTATGAGCAAACCTGTCCCCATGAGTTACGAGATTCGACAAGCCAACAAGATATATTATTATCAATGGACGCCATTAATATTTTTGGTTATggcatttttgtttaaaatgccGAGGGCGATTTGGAAATATTTGTCTACAAAATGTGGCGTTGGAATCAAGAAATTTATGACGACGGCAAAAGAAACACAGACAGAAATGTTTTTTGCTGCTAGAAGAACGCATCAAATAAATTTAGCCAATGCAGGACAACCTCCAATGGACCAGATGGATTTTTTCCCGCCAGGGTATGATATGGAAGTTGAACGCCAAAAAGTTTTACAAGCGCTAGGGAAATATATCAGTATTTGGTGTTCTGATGCAAATAAAGGTGCCCAGCTTAAAGAAAGTAGAACACGATTAAACAAACTGTTCGACTTCGGAATTGGAAGACATCATGGGAATTTCCTAATGGCACTCTTGATATTTGTTAGATTTTTGTATTTGGTTAATGTCGCTGGACAATTGATACTTCTGAATGAATTCTTAGCAGACGATTTCTACATTTACGGATATGACGTAATGGAAAAGTTTTTGGCGGGAAAGGATTGGGCTTTAAATCATAAACGATTTCCAAGGGTGACACTGTGCGATTTTGATTTGCGGCAGCTGACAAATGTTCAGCGTTACACATTACAATGTGTTCTTCCTATCAATCTATACAACGAAAAGGTTTTCATCGCACTGTGGTTTTGGTTGACATTTATTTTGGTTGTAACCTTTTTAAACTTCGCATTCACATTAATCATGGCTTTAACTTCGCGATCAAGGGAAAAttatattatcaaatatttattattgaaCGATATCGATGTGCATGATGAAAAAACTGGTAACCTTGATAAAAAGGTTAAGCTTTTCATATACGGCCATTTAAAATTCGATGGAATATTTCTTTTGCAAATGTTGTCCAATAATGCAGGAAGCGCAATCACGCAAGATATCGTTCGCTATACCTGGGAAGAGTTCAACATCAACATAAACGAACAGTTTCGCATACAGAGAACCGGAAGTGAAACAAGTTCATATCGATCATCGGCTGCGTCATTACATAGCATTGGAAACTCAAGATCGTCTTCTGTAAACGGGTCGGGACTAACACATCGAACCGGAAACAGATATCAGATGAATCTGCAATCAAACACTTTCGCTGACTCTCAACAAAATGGCACACAAAAACATAATATCCGGGACTCATTTGTTTCAGGCGGACGTAGTCATGCGGAAGTGTCTACGGAAAAGAAAGTGATGAAGCCTAATGAAACGTTTGTGTAA
- the LOC143058049 gene encoding innexin unc-9-like isoform X2, translated as MTLKVLDETLEVFGASYQDRVVYDDNLIDRVNHYYTGMMLFMFVVVIGTPELVGTPIECWCPTEFNKDYEENANFNDVDVWVKYVNYICWISNTYYIPMSKPVPMSYEIRQANKIYYYQWTPLIFLVMAFLFKMPRAIWKYLSTKCGVGIKKFMTTAKETQTEMFFAARRTHQINLANAGQPPMDQMDFFPPGYDMEVERQKVLQALGKYISIWCSDANKGAQLKESRTRLNKLFDFGIGRHHGNFLMALLIFVRFLYLVNVAGQLILLNEFLADDFYIYGYDVMEKFLAGKDWALNHKRFPRVTLCDFDLRQLTNVQRYTLQCVLPINLYNEKVFIALWFWLTFILVVTFLNFAFTLIMALTSRSRENYIIKYLLLNDIDVHDEKTGNLDKKVKLFIYGHLKFDGIFLLQMLSNNAGSAITQDIVRYTWEEFNININEQFRIQRTGSETSSYRSSAASLHSIGNSRSSSVNGSGLTHRTGNRYQMNLQSNTFADSQQNGTQKHNIRDSFVSGGRSHAEVSTEKKVMKPNETFV; from the exons ATGACTCTAAAAGT ATTAGACGAAACCCTTGAAGTATTTGGTGCCAGTTACCAGGACAGAGTTGTCTACGATGACAACTTGATTGACCGAGTCAACCATTATTATACCGGTATGATGCTGTTTATGTTTGTCGTTGTCATAGGAACACCGGAACTGGTAGGCACACCCATAGAGTGCTGGTGCCCGACAGAATTTAACAAAGATTACGAGGAGAATGCTAATTTCAATGACGTCGATGTCTGGGTAAAATATGTTAATTATATATGTTGGATTTCTAATACATATTACATCCCTATGAGCAAACCTGTCCCCATGAGTTACGAGATTCGACAAGCCAACAAGATATATTATTATCAATGGACGCCATTAATATTTTTGGTTATggcatttttgtttaaaatgccGAGGGCGATTTGGAAATATTTGTCTACAAAATGTGGCGTTGGAATCAAGAAATTTATGACGACGGCAAAAGAAACACAGACAGAAATGTTTTTTGCTGCTAGAAGAACGCATCAAATAAATTTAGCCAATGCAGGACAACCTCCAATGGACCAGATGGATTTTTTCCCGCCAGGGTATGATATGGAAGTTGAACGCCAAAAAGTTTTACAAGCGCTAGGGAAATATATCAGTATTTGGTGTTCTGATGCAAATAAAGGTGCCCAGCTTAAAGAAAGTAGAACACGATTAAACAAACTGTTCGACTTCGGAATTGGAAGACATCATGGGAATTTCCTAATGGCACTCTTGATATTTGTTAGATTTTTGTATTTGGTTAATGTCGCTGGACAATTGATACTTCTGAATGAATTCTTAGCAGACGATTTCTACATTTACGGATATGACGTAATGGAAAAGTTTTTGGCGGGAAAGGATTGGGCTTTAAATCATAAACGATTTCCAAGGGTGACACTGTGCGATTTTGATTTGCGGCAGCTGACAAATGTTCAGCGTTACACATTACAATGTGTTCTTCCTATCAATCTATACAACGAAAAGGTTTTCATCGCACTGTGGTTTTGGTTGACATTTATTTTGGTTGTAACCTTTTTAAACTTCGCATTCACATTAATCATGGCTTTAACTTCGCGATCAAGGGAAAAttatattatcaaatatttattattgaaCGATATCGATGTGCATGATGAAAAAACTGGTAACCTTGATAAAAAGGTTAAGCTTTTCATATACGGCCATTTAAAATTCGATGGAATATTTCTTTTGCAAATGTTGTCCAATAATGCAGGAAGCGCAATCACGCAAGATATCGTTCGCTATACCTGGGAAGAGTTCAACATCAACATAAACGAACAGTTTCGCATACAGAGAACCGGAAGTGAAACAAGTTCATATCGATCATCGGCTGCGTCATTACATAGCATTGGAAACTCAAGATCGTCTTCTGTAAACGGGTCGGGACTAACACATCGAACCGGAAACAGATATCAGATGAATCTGCAATCAAACACTTTCGCTGACTCTCAACAAAATGGCACACAAAAACATAATATCCGGGACTCATTTGTTTCAGGCGGACGTAGTCATGCGGAAGTGTCTACGGAAAAGAAAGTGATGAAGCCTAATGAAACGTTTGTGTAA